In Cotesia glomerata isolate CgM1 linkage group LG3, MPM_Cglom_v2.3, whole genome shotgun sequence, one genomic interval encodes:
- the LOC123262089 gene encoding DNA topoisomerase I, mitochondrial isoform X2, whose translation MEVEQTARPNSESEKKAKENSSAAGNHGDTHMNGMSNGFDRKKEHKSERKDKERSHKSEHRDKDRKDKEKSHKSEHKSKDRDKDKEKDKDRHKDKHSSSNGSSSKDKDKDKDRHANSSSSKDKDKDRKSSSSSKDKDKEHRSSSSVTKDKERDKDKKDHHKSSLSSKDKDKHHSSSKTKDSKDKERSKDKDRHHHESSRDKEKDKTSSKDKDRRHSSSSKDKDRHSTSHSSSNDKDKSRSDKDRHRHDKDKDRHRRDKDKDKKSREDRDKGEVKEEIVVKEEEKSQVYNDSQAYEEKPLIKDEPVSQVPVAEDEDDSNSENGLCINEDDGNDAADRNVKREEEDEDEDYKQEQNSMNSSDANDTRLSDLHNTTLKTEEESDEDLPLSVRKPSQNSKRKVDSSDDEDDVPLVARKKTKKEVVKKKKKRKHSDDEEENDYEEVKSSKKKKTAAKPVNNASPRKKKKDEEETEVWKWWEEEKKSDGTKWTFLEHKGPVFAPEYEPLPPSVKFYYNGKEMRLTEPTEEVATFYARMLEHDYTTKKIFNDNFFKDWREVMSESERKTITDLSKCNFRPMHDYFIQKSEERKAMTKEEKKALKEKNDEITKEYGFCTIDGHKEKIGNFKIEPPGLFRGRGEHPKMGKLKKRVMPEDVLINCSKNSVIPKPPPGHKWREVRHDPTVTWLASWTENVQGQVKYVMLNPSSKLKGEKDWQKYETARKLAKSIDKIRAEYREDWKSKEMRIRQRAVALYFIDKLALRAGNEKDEDQADTVGCCSLRVEHITLHEQKDGKEFVVVFDFLGKDSIRYYNEVPVEKRVFKNLQLFKENKSDGDDLFDRLNTAVLNKHLTELMDGLTAKVFRTYNASWTLQQQLDELTDPEYSVAEKILAYNRANRAVAILCNHQRSVPKGHDKSMENLNAKIEAKKEAIKEAEGQVKDTKREAKHGSMKAKDAHDKAKKKLEKLKEQLTKLEVQRTDRDENKAIALGTSKLNYLDPRITVAWCKKNDVPIEKIYNKTQRDKFRWAIDMAGPDYVF comes from the exons ATGGAAGTCGAGCAAACCGCCAGACCGAACTCTGAATCC gaaaaaaaggCCAAGGAAAACAGTAGCGCAGCCGGGAATCATGGAG ataCTCATATGAATGGTATGTCCAACGGGTTCGATCGCAAGAAAGAGCACAAGTCCGAGCGTAAAGACAAGGAGAGATCTCATAAGTCTGAGCACCGGGACAAGGATCGCAAGGACAAGGAGAAGAGCCACAAGTCTGAGCATAAGAGCAAGGATCGCGACAAAGACAAGGAGAAGGATAAAGATCGGCATAAGGACAAGCACAGCTCCTCCAATGGCTCGAGCTCCAAGGATAAGGATAAGGACAAGGACAGGCATGCCAACAGCTCTAGTAGCAAGGATAAAGACAAGGACAGGAAGAGCAGTTCCTCTAGCAAGGATAAGGACAAGGAGCACAGGAGCAGCAGCTCGGTTACCAAAGACAAGGAAAGGGATAAAGACAAGAAGGATCATCATAAATCTAGTTTGAGTTCTAAGGATAAAgacaa gcATCATTCAAGTTCGAAAACAAAAGACAGTAAGGATAAAGAAAGAAGCAAGGACAAGGATCGGCATCACCATGAATCCTCCCGGGATAAGGAAAAAGACAAGACATCCTCAAAAGACAAAGACCGTAGACACAGTTCGTCGTCTAAGGACAAAGATCGACATTCCACGTCTCATTCTTCGTCAAATGATAAAGATAAGTCCAGGTCGGACAAAGATCGGCACCGCCATGATAAAGACAAGGATCGGCATCGCCGTGATAAGGATAAAGATAAGAAGAGTCGCGAGGACCGCGACAAGGGTGAAGTTAAAGAAGAGATCGTTGTGAAGGAGGAGGAAAAGAGCCAGGTTTATAATGATTCTCAGGCTTATGAAGAGAAACCTCTGATTAAAGACGAGCCTGTGAGCCAGGTGCCGGTAGCTGAGGATGAAGATGACTCCAACAGTGAAAACGGTCTTTGTATCAATGAAGATGATGGCAATGATGCCGCGGATAGAAATGTTAAAAGAGAGGAAgaggatgaggatgaggatTACAAGCAGGAGCAGAACAGCATGAACTCGTCGGATGCTAATGATACCAGGCTGTCGGATTTGCATAATACCACTCTGAAGACAGAAGAAGAGTCTGACGAAGACTTACCACTG aGTGTACGTAAACCGTCTCAAAATTCTAAGAGAAAAGTTGACTCCTCGGATGATGAAGATGATGTTCCTTTGGTCGCTAggaaaaaaactaaaaaggaGGTTgttaagaagaaaaagaagagaaAACACTCTGACGATGAAGAGGAGAATGACTATGAAGAAGTTAAATct tcaaagaaaaagaaaacgGCAGCCAAGCCTGTAAATAATGCGTCTCCGAGGAAGAAAAAGAAGGACGAAGAAGAAACAGAAGTTTGGAAATG gtgggaagaagaaaaaaagtcagaTGGAACAAAATGGACATTTTTGGAGCACAAAGGTCCTGTGTTTGCTCCAGAGTACGAACCACTGCCTCCATCAGTTAAATTCTACTACAACGGCAAAGAGATGAGACTCACCGAGCCAACTGAAGAAGTAGCAACATTCTACGCTCGTATGTTAGAGCATGATTACACtaccaagaaaatattcaatGACAATTTCTTCAAAGACTGGCGCGAAGTAATGTCAGAGTCTGAACGCAAAACAATTACGGATTTGAGCAAGTGTAATTTCCGACCAATGCACGATTACTTTATCCAAAAGTCTGAAGAGCGCAAAGCAATGACCAAGGAAGAGAAGAAAGCGCTGAAGGAAAAGAACGATGAGATAACTAAAGAATACGGGTTCTGTACCATCGATGGGCACAAAGAAAAAATAGGAAACTTTAAGATTGAACCGCCAGGCTTGTTCCGAGGTCGTGGTGAGCATCCCAAGATGGGCAAGCTTAAAAAACGAGTAATGCCGGAAGATGTTTTGATAAATTGCTCAAAGAATTCTGTTATTCCGAAACCACCACCTGGACACAAGTGGCGCGAAGTTAGACACGACCCCACGGTGACGTGGTTGGCTTCTTGGACTGAAAATGTCCAGGGGCAAGTCAAGTATGTCATGTTGAACCCGTCGAGTAAATTAAAGGGAGAAAAAGATTGGCAGAAATATGAGACAGCGCGAAAATTAGCCAAGTCTATAGATAAAATTCGTGCTGAGTACCGTGAAGACTGGAAGAGCAAAGAAATGCGGATTCGACAGAGAGCTGTGGCACTGTACTTCATTGACAAATTGGCTCTGAGAGCTGGTAATGAAAAAGACGAGGACCAAGCGGACACCGTTGGTTGCTGCTCGTTACGTGTTGAGCACATTACTTTACATGAGCAGAAAGACGGTAAAGAATTCGTCGTTGTGTTCGATTTCTTGGGTAAAGATTCTATCAGATATTACAACGAGGTACCGGTTGAAAAACGCGTGTTCAAGAACCTACAGCTGTTCAAAGAGAATAAATCTGATGGAGATGACTTGTTTGATCGGCTTAACACCGCTGTGCTGAACAAACATCTCACTGAACTTATGGACGGGCTCACTGCCAAAGTCTTCAGGACGTATAACGCTTCTTGGACCTTACAACAACAGCTGGATGAATTAACTGATCCTGAATATTCGGTTGCCGAAAAAATTCTTGCTTACAATCGGGCCAATCGCGCTGTTGCTATTCTTTGTAACCATCAACGGTCTGTTCCTAAAGGACACGATAAATCTATGGAAAATTTGAACGCTAAAATTGAAGCTAAAAAAGAAGCTATCAAGGAAGCTGAAGGTCAAGTTAAAGATACCAAGCGGGAAGCTAAGCATGGATCGATGAAAGCTAAAGA TGCACATGATAAAGCTAAGAagaaattggaaaaattaaaagaacaaCTGACTAAATTAGAGGTACAACGAACTGACCGTGATGAAAACAAAGCTATCGCCTTGGGAACGTCTAAGCTCAATTATCTCGATCCGCGAATTACTGTAGCatg gtgCAAGAAAAATGACGTgccaattgaaaaaatatacaacAAAACTCAGCGTGATAAATTCAGGTGGGCGATAGACATGGCAGGACCCGATTACGTTTTTTAA
- the LOC123262089 gene encoding DNA topoisomerase I, mitochondrial isoform X3, with translation MEVEQTARPNSESEKKAKENSSAAGNHGDTHMNGMSNGFDRKKEHKSERKDKERSHKSEHRDKDRKDKEKSHKSEHKSKDRDKDKEKDKDRHKDKHSSSNGSSSKDKDKDKDKDKEHRSSSSVTKDKERDKDKKDHHKSSLSSKDKDKHHSSSKTKDSKDKERSKDKDRHHHESSRDKEKDKTSSKDKDRRHSSSSKDKDRHSTSHSSSNDKDKSRSDKDRHRHDKDKDRHRRDKDKDKKSREDRDKGEVKEEIVVKEEEKSQVYNDSQAYEEKPLIKDEPVSQVPVAEDEDDSNSENGLCINEDDGNDAADRNVKREEEDEDEDYKQEQNSMNSSDANDTRLSDLHNTTLKTEEESDEDLPLSVRKPSQNSKRKVDSSDDEDDVPLVARKKTKKEVVKKKKKRKHSDDEEENDYEEVKSKSKKKKTAAKPVNNASPRKKKKDEEETEVWKWWEEEKKSDGTKWTFLEHKGPVFAPEYEPLPPSVKFYYNGKEMRLTEPTEEVATFYARMLEHDYTTKKIFNDNFFKDWREVMSESERKTITDLSKCNFRPMHDYFIQKSEERKAMTKEEKKALKEKNDEITKEYGFCTIDGHKEKIGNFKIEPPGLFRGRGEHPKMGKLKKRVMPEDVLINCSKNSVIPKPPPGHKWREVRHDPTVTWLASWTENVQGQVKYVMLNPSSKLKGEKDWQKYETARKLAKSIDKIRAEYREDWKSKEMRIRQRAVALYFIDKLALRAGNEKDEDQADTVGCCSLRVEHITLHEQKDGKEFVVVFDFLGKDSIRYYNEVPVEKRVFKNLQLFKENKSDGDDLFDRLNTAVLNKHLTELMDGLTAKVFRTYNASWTLQQQLDELTDPEYSVAEKILAYNRANRAVAILCNHQRSVPKGHDKSMENLNAKIEAKKEAIKEAEGQVKDTKREAKHGSMKAKDAHDKAKKKLEKLKEQLTKLEVQRTDRDENKAIALGTSKLNYLDPRITVAWCKKNDVPIEKIYNKTQRDKFRWAIDMAGPDYVF, from the exons ATGGAAGTCGAGCAAACCGCCAGACCGAACTCTGAATCC gaaaaaaaggCCAAGGAAAACAGTAGCGCAGCCGGGAATCATGGAG ataCTCATATGAATGGTATGTCCAACGGGTTCGATCGCAAGAAAGAGCACAAGTCCGAGCGTAAAGACAAGGAGAGATCTCATAAGTCTGAGCACCGGGACAAGGATCGCAAGGACAAGGAGAAGAGCCACAAGTCTGAGCATAAGAGCAAGGATCGCGACAAAGACAAGGAGAAGGATAAAGATCGGCATAAGGACAAGCACAGCTCCTCCAATGGCTCGAGCTCCAAGGATAAGGATAAGGA CAAGGATAAGGACAAGGAGCACAGGAGCAGCAGCTCGGTTACCAAAGACAAGGAAAGGGATAAAGACAAGAAGGATCATCATAAATCTAGTTTGAGTTCTAAGGATAAAgacaa gcATCATTCAAGTTCGAAAACAAAAGACAGTAAGGATAAAGAAAGAAGCAAGGACAAGGATCGGCATCACCATGAATCCTCCCGGGATAAGGAAAAAGACAAGACATCCTCAAAAGACAAAGACCGTAGACACAGTTCGTCGTCTAAGGACAAAGATCGACATTCCACGTCTCATTCTTCGTCAAATGATAAAGATAAGTCCAGGTCGGACAAAGATCGGCACCGCCATGATAAAGACAAGGATCGGCATCGCCGTGATAAGGATAAAGATAAGAAGAGTCGCGAGGACCGCGACAAGGGTGAAGTTAAAGAAGAGATCGTTGTGAAGGAGGAGGAAAAGAGCCAGGTTTATAATGATTCTCAGGCTTATGAAGAGAAACCTCTGATTAAAGACGAGCCTGTGAGCCAGGTGCCGGTAGCTGAGGATGAAGATGACTCCAACAGTGAAAACGGTCTTTGTATCAATGAAGATGATGGCAATGATGCCGCGGATAGAAATGTTAAAAGAGAGGAAgaggatgaggatgaggatTACAAGCAGGAGCAGAACAGCATGAACTCGTCGGATGCTAATGATACCAGGCTGTCGGATTTGCATAATACCACTCTGAAGACAGAAGAAGAGTCTGACGAAGACTTACCACTG aGTGTACGTAAACCGTCTCAAAATTCTAAGAGAAAAGTTGACTCCTCGGATGATGAAGATGATGTTCCTTTGGTCGCTAggaaaaaaactaaaaaggaGGTTgttaagaagaaaaagaagagaaAACACTCTGACGATGAAGAGGAGAATGACTATGAAGAAGTTAAATct aagtcaaagaaaaagaaaacgGCAGCCAAGCCTGTAAATAATGCGTCTCCGAGGAAGAAAAAGAAGGACGAAGAAGAAACAGAAGTTTGGAAATG gtgggaagaagaaaaaaagtcagaTGGAACAAAATGGACATTTTTGGAGCACAAAGGTCCTGTGTTTGCTCCAGAGTACGAACCACTGCCTCCATCAGTTAAATTCTACTACAACGGCAAAGAGATGAGACTCACCGAGCCAACTGAAGAAGTAGCAACATTCTACGCTCGTATGTTAGAGCATGATTACACtaccaagaaaatattcaatGACAATTTCTTCAAAGACTGGCGCGAAGTAATGTCAGAGTCTGAACGCAAAACAATTACGGATTTGAGCAAGTGTAATTTCCGACCAATGCACGATTACTTTATCCAAAAGTCTGAAGAGCGCAAAGCAATGACCAAGGAAGAGAAGAAAGCGCTGAAGGAAAAGAACGATGAGATAACTAAAGAATACGGGTTCTGTACCATCGATGGGCACAAAGAAAAAATAGGAAACTTTAAGATTGAACCGCCAGGCTTGTTCCGAGGTCGTGGTGAGCATCCCAAGATGGGCAAGCTTAAAAAACGAGTAATGCCGGAAGATGTTTTGATAAATTGCTCAAAGAATTCTGTTATTCCGAAACCACCACCTGGACACAAGTGGCGCGAAGTTAGACACGACCCCACGGTGACGTGGTTGGCTTCTTGGACTGAAAATGTCCAGGGGCAAGTCAAGTATGTCATGTTGAACCCGTCGAGTAAATTAAAGGGAGAAAAAGATTGGCAGAAATATGAGACAGCGCGAAAATTAGCCAAGTCTATAGATAAAATTCGTGCTGAGTACCGTGAAGACTGGAAGAGCAAAGAAATGCGGATTCGACAGAGAGCTGTGGCACTGTACTTCATTGACAAATTGGCTCTGAGAGCTGGTAATGAAAAAGACGAGGACCAAGCGGACACCGTTGGTTGCTGCTCGTTACGTGTTGAGCACATTACTTTACATGAGCAGAAAGACGGTAAAGAATTCGTCGTTGTGTTCGATTTCTTGGGTAAAGATTCTATCAGATATTACAACGAGGTACCGGTTGAAAAACGCGTGTTCAAGAACCTACAGCTGTTCAAAGAGAATAAATCTGATGGAGATGACTTGTTTGATCGGCTTAACACCGCTGTGCTGAACAAACATCTCACTGAACTTATGGACGGGCTCACTGCCAAAGTCTTCAGGACGTATAACGCTTCTTGGACCTTACAACAACAGCTGGATGAATTAACTGATCCTGAATATTCGGTTGCCGAAAAAATTCTTGCTTACAATCGGGCCAATCGCGCTGTTGCTATTCTTTGTAACCATCAACGGTCTGTTCCTAAAGGACACGATAAATCTATGGAAAATTTGAACGCTAAAATTGAAGCTAAAAAAGAAGCTATCAAGGAAGCTGAAGGTCAAGTTAAAGATACCAAGCGGGAAGCTAAGCATGGATCGATGAAAGCTAAAGA TGCACATGATAAAGCTAAGAagaaattggaaaaattaaaagaacaaCTGACTAAATTAGAGGTACAACGAACTGACCGTGATGAAAACAAAGCTATCGCCTTGGGAACGTCTAAGCTCAATTATCTCGATCCGCGAATTACTGTAGCatg gtgCAAGAAAAATGACGTgccaattgaaaaaatatacaacAAAACTCAGCGTGATAAATTCAGGTGGGCGATAGACATGGCAGGACCCGATTACGTTTTTTAA
- the LOC123262089 gene encoding DNA topoisomerase I, mitochondrial isoform X1: MEVEQTARPNSESEKKAKENSSAAGNHGDTHMNGMSNGFDRKKEHKSERKDKERSHKSEHRDKDRKDKEKSHKSEHKSKDRDKDKEKDKDRHKDKHSSSNGSSSKDKDKDKDRHANSSSSKDKDKDRKSSSSSKDKDKEHRSSSSVTKDKERDKDKKDHHKSSLSSKDKDKHHSSSKTKDSKDKERSKDKDRHHHESSRDKEKDKTSSKDKDRRHSSSSKDKDRHSTSHSSSNDKDKSRSDKDRHRHDKDKDRHRRDKDKDKKSREDRDKGEVKEEIVVKEEEKSQVYNDSQAYEEKPLIKDEPVSQVPVAEDEDDSNSENGLCINEDDGNDAADRNVKREEEDEDEDYKQEQNSMNSSDANDTRLSDLHNTTLKTEEESDEDLPLSVRKPSQNSKRKVDSSDDEDDVPLVARKKTKKEVVKKKKKRKHSDDEEENDYEEVKSKSKKKKTAAKPVNNASPRKKKKDEEETEVWKWWEEEKKSDGTKWTFLEHKGPVFAPEYEPLPPSVKFYYNGKEMRLTEPTEEVATFYARMLEHDYTTKKIFNDNFFKDWREVMSESERKTITDLSKCNFRPMHDYFIQKSEERKAMTKEEKKALKEKNDEITKEYGFCTIDGHKEKIGNFKIEPPGLFRGRGEHPKMGKLKKRVMPEDVLINCSKNSVIPKPPPGHKWREVRHDPTVTWLASWTENVQGQVKYVMLNPSSKLKGEKDWQKYETARKLAKSIDKIRAEYREDWKSKEMRIRQRAVALYFIDKLALRAGNEKDEDQADTVGCCSLRVEHITLHEQKDGKEFVVVFDFLGKDSIRYYNEVPVEKRVFKNLQLFKENKSDGDDLFDRLNTAVLNKHLTELMDGLTAKVFRTYNASWTLQQQLDELTDPEYSVAEKILAYNRANRAVAILCNHQRSVPKGHDKSMENLNAKIEAKKEAIKEAEGQVKDTKREAKHGSMKAKDAHDKAKKKLEKLKEQLTKLEVQRTDRDENKAIALGTSKLNYLDPRITVAWCKKNDVPIEKIYNKTQRDKFRWAIDMAGPDYVF, encoded by the exons ATGGAAGTCGAGCAAACCGCCAGACCGAACTCTGAATCC gaaaaaaaggCCAAGGAAAACAGTAGCGCAGCCGGGAATCATGGAG ataCTCATATGAATGGTATGTCCAACGGGTTCGATCGCAAGAAAGAGCACAAGTCCGAGCGTAAAGACAAGGAGAGATCTCATAAGTCTGAGCACCGGGACAAGGATCGCAAGGACAAGGAGAAGAGCCACAAGTCTGAGCATAAGAGCAAGGATCGCGACAAAGACAAGGAGAAGGATAAAGATCGGCATAAGGACAAGCACAGCTCCTCCAATGGCTCGAGCTCCAAGGATAAGGATAAGGACAAGGACAGGCATGCCAACAGCTCTAGTAGCAAGGATAAAGACAAGGACAGGAAGAGCAGTTCCTCTAGCAAGGATAAGGACAAGGAGCACAGGAGCAGCAGCTCGGTTACCAAAGACAAGGAAAGGGATAAAGACAAGAAGGATCATCATAAATCTAGTTTGAGTTCTAAGGATAAAgacaa gcATCATTCAAGTTCGAAAACAAAAGACAGTAAGGATAAAGAAAGAAGCAAGGACAAGGATCGGCATCACCATGAATCCTCCCGGGATAAGGAAAAAGACAAGACATCCTCAAAAGACAAAGACCGTAGACACAGTTCGTCGTCTAAGGACAAAGATCGACATTCCACGTCTCATTCTTCGTCAAATGATAAAGATAAGTCCAGGTCGGACAAAGATCGGCACCGCCATGATAAAGACAAGGATCGGCATCGCCGTGATAAGGATAAAGATAAGAAGAGTCGCGAGGACCGCGACAAGGGTGAAGTTAAAGAAGAGATCGTTGTGAAGGAGGAGGAAAAGAGCCAGGTTTATAATGATTCTCAGGCTTATGAAGAGAAACCTCTGATTAAAGACGAGCCTGTGAGCCAGGTGCCGGTAGCTGAGGATGAAGATGACTCCAACAGTGAAAACGGTCTTTGTATCAATGAAGATGATGGCAATGATGCCGCGGATAGAAATGTTAAAAGAGAGGAAgaggatgaggatgaggatTACAAGCAGGAGCAGAACAGCATGAACTCGTCGGATGCTAATGATACCAGGCTGTCGGATTTGCATAATACCACTCTGAAGACAGAAGAAGAGTCTGACGAAGACTTACCACTG aGTGTACGTAAACCGTCTCAAAATTCTAAGAGAAAAGTTGACTCCTCGGATGATGAAGATGATGTTCCTTTGGTCGCTAggaaaaaaactaaaaaggaGGTTgttaagaagaaaaagaagagaaAACACTCTGACGATGAAGAGGAGAATGACTATGAAGAAGTTAAATct aagtcaaagaaaaagaaaacgGCAGCCAAGCCTGTAAATAATGCGTCTCCGAGGAAGAAAAAGAAGGACGAAGAAGAAACAGAAGTTTGGAAATG gtgggaagaagaaaaaaagtcagaTGGAACAAAATGGACATTTTTGGAGCACAAAGGTCCTGTGTTTGCTCCAGAGTACGAACCACTGCCTCCATCAGTTAAATTCTACTACAACGGCAAAGAGATGAGACTCACCGAGCCAACTGAAGAAGTAGCAACATTCTACGCTCGTATGTTAGAGCATGATTACACtaccaagaaaatattcaatGACAATTTCTTCAAAGACTGGCGCGAAGTAATGTCAGAGTCTGAACGCAAAACAATTACGGATTTGAGCAAGTGTAATTTCCGACCAATGCACGATTACTTTATCCAAAAGTCTGAAGAGCGCAAAGCAATGACCAAGGAAGAGAAGAAAGCGCTGAAGGAAAAGAACGATGAGATAACTAAAGAATACGGGTTCTGTACCATCGATGGGCACAAAGAAAAAATAGGAAACTTTAAGATTGAACCGCCAGGCTTGTTCCGAGGTCGTGGTGAGCATCCCAAGATGGGCAAGCTTAAAAAACGAGTAATGCCGGAAGATGTTTTGATAAATTGCTCAAAGAATTCTGTTATTCCGAAACCACCACCTGGACACAAGTGGCGCGAAGTTAGACACGACCCCACGGTGACGTGGTTGGCTTCTTGGACTGAAAATGTCCAGGGGCAAGTCAAGTATGTCATGTTGAACCCGTCGAGTAAATTAAAGGGAGAAAAAGATTGGCAGAAATATGAGACAGCGCGAAAATTAGCCAAGTCTATAGATAAAATTCGTGCTGAGTACCGTGAAGACTGGAAGAGCAAAGAAATGCGGATTCGACAGAGAGCTGTGGCACTGTACTTCATTGACAAATTGGCTCTGAGAGCTGGTAATGAAAAAGACGAGGACCAAGCGGACACCGTTGGTTGCTGCTCGTTACGTGTTGAGCACATTACTTTACATGAGCAGAAAGACGGTAAAGAATTCGTCGTTGTGTTCGATTTCTTGGGTAAAGATTCTATCAGATATTACAACGAGGTACCGGTTGAAAAACGCGTGTTCAAGAACCTACAGCTGTTCAAAGAGAATAAATCTGATGGAGATGACTTGTTTGATCGGCTTAACACCGCTGTGCTGAACAAACATCTCACTGAACTTATGGACGGGCTCACTGCCAAAGTCTTCAGGACGTATAACGCTTCTTGGACCTTACAACAACAGCTGGATGAATTAACTGATCCTGAATATTCGGTTGCCGAAAAAATTCTTGCTTACAATCGGGCCAATCGCGCTGTTGCTATTCTTTGTAACCATCAACGGTCTGTTCCTAAAGGACACGATAAATCTATGGAAAATTTGAACGCTAAAATTGAAGCTAAAAAAGAAGCTATCAAGGAAGCTGAAGGTCAAGTTAAAGATACCAAGCGGGAAGCTAAGCATGGATCGATGAAAGCTAAAGA TGCACATGATAAAGCTAAGAagaaattggaaaaattaaaagaacaaCTGACTAAATTAGAGGTACAACGAACTGACCGTGATGAAAACAAAGCTATCGCCTTGGGAACGTCTAAGCTCAATTATCTCGATCCGCGAATTACTGTAGCatg gtgCAAGAAAAATGACGTgccaattgaaaaaatatacaacAAAACTCAGCGTGATAAATTCAGGTGGGCGATAGACATGGCAGGACCCGATTACGTTTTTTAA